From Oncorhynchus nerka isolate Pitt River linkage group LG1, Oner_Uvic_2.0, whole genome shotgun sequence, the proteins below share one genomic window:
- the LOC115110474 gene encoding 1-phosphatidylinositol 3-phosphate 5-kinase-like isoform X3: MDSVRSWLRAFNNRIARPRSSDMEAEDKSSSSTLDCSVKPPISPGSPSHLTHFKPLTPEQDEPPLRSAYSSFVNLFRFNKEEGRPPSVTEKPDVALTSTTGERGSWTSPAHSIHGSGTHRTQHPNLLRRTSTASVDWPLWPGQEGRRKPETPLSTHDPRTAVQLRTALKRLKEIMEGKSQDSDLKQYWMPDSQCKECYDCNEKFTTFRRRHHCRLCGQIFCSRCCNQEIPGKFMGYTGDLRACTYCRKIALSYSQSADSGSIGEDLSALSDSSVSSLCILEPSEPRTPVGGRKSSRNIFLEEDLAWQSLIHQESQSRGMNSRLTGLQEDGGKSPIRKRSASVTNLSLDPSGSSMLPSYDSSVSPQTSRTMPKPDHSEEERKILLDSSQLKDLWKKICNNSTGMEFQDHRYWLRTYPNCIVGKELVNWLLRSGTISTRAQAIAIGQAVVDGRWLDCVTHHDQLFRDEYALYRPLQSTEFSETPSPDSDSVNSLEGHSEPSWFKDIKFCDSDTDQVADENDYVTANSSNPSKRTSVSSFQSAVDSDSAASINLNMEQDNVNFHIKKQSKYPHVPPLPKEQKEYLVSEDGGQNISISDAFIKESLFNRRVEEKANEVLFTPLGWHHSSLDQLREENGEKEAMERLLSANHSHMMALLQQLLYSESLCLSWRDIIVPVVRQVVQTVRPDVRSCDDDMDIRQLVHVKKIPGGKKFDSAVVNGFACTKNIAHKKMNSYIKNPKILLLKCSIEYLYREETKFTCIDPIVLQEHEFLKNYVQRIVDVRPNLVLVEKTVSRIAQDMLLEHGITLVINVKPQVLDRVSHMTQGDLVMFMDQLLTKPRLGTCQKFYLHSFQLANNELKTLMFFEGCPPQLGCTIKLRGASEYELARVKEIIILMVCVAYHSQLEISFLMDEFAMPPSLAKTSFPCLLESTTVEEEESQENETDQSTLFQGGETVLGDEEENSVSESSSPKDVEVAKNQLLSSSSSLVAEGMESAEVMTSTPLSYPLAPPPPYLIDDLEELTDEIGLEQGEETEGRSGSGVLGRGESQEESSASETAPRLFRDPLQDDTGLFVTEQVASTDDHLRMLTAGFKQELKDIILCVSPFITFREPFLLSPAGLRCPSRDYFPQQVYLSPLLNKDFKELDGRRKRQLLKDSTPSGGGMANGGPRPIQVLPSHRLTSARIAEHLGSNQDLAKMLADYRAQGGRLRQEESDPFAQPLPQPPVREALPSKHPVKADSEEEKPAGQNDMTWASKLDCLNPVNHQRLCVLFSSSSAQSNNAPNPCVSPWMVTMEFYGKNDLTLGIFLERYCFRPSYQCPSMFCETPMVHHVRRFVHGSGCVQIVLKELDSPVPGYQHTILNYSWCRICKQVTPVVPLSNDSWSMSFAKYLELRFYGHQYTRRANAEPCGHSIHHDYHQYFSYNQMVASFSYISVRLLEVCLPPPKIFIRNQGPSKGRMQQDLKDFSQKVTQVYLAIDDRLTSLKTDTFSKTREQKMEDLFAQKDMEEADLHSWIEKLQARLQACGSDSPQQLQTVLESVVVKKQSLCETLQSWNSRLQDLFQQEKARKRLSVPASPGRHRQTDDSKPSALESSPRNPSPLVQNVDKEDRHLTAMPSSWGSSLLALPSPGEPGSEPLSSGPCFPDQDSVSIPEDVFDGHLLGSNDSQVKEKSTMKAILANLMPGNSYNSIPFPFEPDKHYLMYEHERVPIAVCEREPSSIISFALSCKEYKSTLDELWKTTLKTGGEDTTLSTSSGESRVKNSPAKPNETASSQMGLGRSSMDSEPLKDADIGDNHKKSTGNPHIELQFSDANAKFYCRIYYAEEFHKMRAEIMESTEDDFVRSLSHCVNWQARGGKSGAVFYATEDDRYILKQMPRLEVQSFLDFAPHYFTYITGAVQQKRPTALAKILGVYRIGYKNSQNNSEKKLDLLVMENLFYGRKMAQVFDLKGSLRNRNVKTESGKESCEVVLLDENLLKLVHDNPLYIRAHCKAILRAAIHSDAYFLSSHLIIDYSLLVGRDDATDELVVGIIDYIRTFTWDKKLEMVVKSTGILGGQGKMPTVVSPELYRARFCEAMDKYFLMVPDHWTGLGVNC; the protein is encoded by the exons GAGCAGTGACATGGAGGCTGAGGACAAATCCTCCTCCTCTACGCTGGATTGCAGTGTGAAGCCTCCCATCTCCCCTGGCAGCCCATCTCACCTGACACACTTCAAACCCCTGACTCCAGAGCAGGACGAGCCTCCGCTCCGATCAGCCTACAGCTCCTTCGTCAACCTGTTCCGCTTCAATAAAG AGGAGGGGCGTCCGCCCTCGGTGACAGAGAAACCGGATGTGGCTTTGACGTCAACCACTGGGGAGCGTGGGAGCTGGACCAGCCCAGCACACTCCATCCACGGCTCTGGGACCCATAGGACACAACACCCCAACCTGCTCCGTAGAACATCCACcgcctcag TGGACTGGCCATTATGGCCGGGTCAGG AGGGCCGTAGGAAACCAGAAACCCCCCTGAGCACTCACGACCCCCGTACGGCTGTTCAGCTCCGCACTGCTCTGAAAAGACTCAAGGAGATCATGGAGGGAAAGAGCCAG GACAGTGACCTGAAGCAGTACTGGATGCCAGACAGTCAGTGTAAAGAGTGCTACGACTGCAACGAGAAGTTCACCACCTTCCGCCGCCGACACCACTGTCGGCTCTGCGGACAGATCTTCTGCAGCCGCTGCTGCAACCAGGAAATCCCTGGCAAGTTTATGGGATACACGG GAGACCTGCGGGCCTGCACCTACTGCCGTAAGATCGCTCTGAGCTACTCCCAGTCTGCAGATTCTGGCTCCATTGGAGAGgacctgtctgctctgtctgacTCCTCCGTCAGCTCCCTCTGCATCCTGGAACCCAGCGAGCCTCGCACCCCGGTCGGAGGACGCAAGTCCAGCCGTAACATCTTCCTAGAGGAGGACCTGGCCTGGCAGAG TTTGATTCACCAGGAGTCTCAGAGCAGAGGTATGAATTCTAGACTGACTGGGCTTCAAGAGGATGGAGGCAAGTCCCCAATAAGGAAGCG GTCAGCCAGTGTGACCAACCTGTCCCTGGACCCGTCTGGCTCCTCCATGTTGCCCTCCTATGACAGCTCAGTGAGCCCCCAGACCAGTAGGACCATGCCCAAACCTGaccacagtgaagaggagaggaagatactGCTG GACTCGTCCCAACTCAAAGACCTGTGGAAGAAGATTTGTAACAACAGTACTGGCATGGAGTTCCAGGACCACCGCTACTGGCTCCGTACATACCCCAACTGCATTGTGGGGAAGGAGCTGGTCAActggctgctgaggagtggaaccatctccaccag GGCCCAGGCGATAGCCATTGGTCAGGCTGTGGTAGACGGTCGTTGGTTGGACTGTGTCACTCACCACGACCAGCTGTTCAGGGATGAGTACGCTCTCTATCGCCCCCTCCAG AGCACAGAGTTCTCTGAGACCCCGTCTCCTGACAGTGACAGTGTCAACTCTCTGGAGGGACACTCAGAACCCTCCTGGTTCAAAGACATCAAGTTTTGCGACAGTGACACAGACCAGGTGGCTGACGAGAATGACTATGTCACGGCCA ACTCATCCAACCCCAGTAAGAGGACGTCAGTCAGTAGTTTCCAGTCAGCGGTCGACAGTGACTCTGCTGCTTCCATCAACCTCAATATGGAGCAGGACAACGTCAACTTCCACATCAAGAAACAGTCCAAGTACCCCCATGTACCACCGCTCCCCAAGGAGCAGAAAG AGTACCTGGTCTCAGAGGACGGAGGACAGAATATCTCCATCAGTGACGCTTTCATCAAAG AGTCCCTGTTTAACCGTCGTGTGGAGGAGAAAGCTAACGAGGTGCTGTTCACTCCTCTGGGCTGGCACCACAGCTCCCTGGACCAGctcagagaggagaatggagagaaggaggCCATGGAGAGGCTACT cTCTGCCAACCACAGCCACATGATGGCGCTGCTGCAGCAGCTGCTGTACAGCGAGTCCCTGTGCCTCTCCTGGCGTGACATCATCGTTCCTGTGGTGAGGCAGGTAGTGCAGACGGTGCGGCCGGACGTTCGCAGTTGTGATGATGACATGGACATCAGACAACTGGTTCACGTCAAGAAG atTCCTGGAGGGAAGAAGTTTGACTCTGCGGTAGTGAATGGCTTTGCCTGTACCAAGAACATTGCTCACAAAAAA ATGAACTCGTACATCAAGAACCCCAAGATCCTGCTTCTGAAGTGTTCTATAGAGTATCtctacagagaggagaccaagTTCACCTGCATTGACCCCATTGTGCTTCAG GAGCATGAGTTTCTGAAGAACTATGTTCAGCGTATAGTGGACGTGCGTCCCAACCTGGTGCTGGTGGAGAAGACCGTGTCTCGTATCGCTCAGGACATGCTGCTGGAGCACGGCATCACACTGGTTATCAACGTCAAACCG CAAGTCTTGGACAGGGTGAGTCATATGACCCAGGGGGACCTGGTCATGTTCATGGACCAGCTGCTCACCAAGCCTCGACTGGGAACCTGCCAAAAGTTCTACCTACACTCCTTCCAGCTGGCCAACA ATGAGTTGAAGACTCTGATGTTCTTTGAGGGCTGCCCTCCTCAGCTAGGCTGTACCATAAAGCTTCGCGGGGCGTCTGAGTACGAGCTGGCCAGGGTTAAAGAGATCATCATCCTCATGgtgtgtgtggcctaccactcccAGCTAGAGATATCCTTCCTCATGGATGAGTTTGCCATGCCTCCCAGCCTGGCCAAGACCAGCTTCCCCTGTCTCCTGGAGAGCACTACcgtcgaggaggaggagagccaGGAAAATGAGACCGACCAGAGCACCCTCTTCCAGGGAGGAGAGACTGTGCTAGGGGACGAGGAGGAGAATTCTGTATCGGAATCCTCCTCGCCTAAAGATGTCGAGGTTGCCAAGAACCAACTcctgtcctcctcatcctccctggtGGCCGAGGGGATGGAGTCAGCAGAGGTCATGACCTCCACGCCGTTGTCCTATCCCCTAGCGCCGCCACCACCCTACCTCATTGATGACCTGGAGGAGTTAACAGATGAGATTGGGCTGGAGCAGGGGGAGGAGACTGAGGGGCGGAGCGGGTCAGGGGTTCTGGGGAGGGGTGAGTCGCAGGAGGAGAGCTCTGCTTCGGAGACGGCCCCCAGGCTGTTCAGAGACCCCCTGCAGGATGACACAGGGCTGTTTGTCACAGAGCAG GTGGCCTCGACGGACGACCATCTCAGGATGCTGACGGCAGGCTTCAAACAGGAGCTGAAGGACATCATCCTGTGTGTCTCCCCCTTCATCACTTTCAGAGagcccttcctcctctcccccgctGGCCTACGCTGCCCCAGCAGAGACTACTTTCCTCAACAG GTGTACCTCTCCCCACTGCTCAACAAGGACTTCAAAGAACTAGACGGTCGACGTAAGCGACAACTCCTCAAAGACTCCACCCCATCAGGTGGAGGCATGGCCAACGGAGGCCCTCGCCCCATCCAGGTGTTACCCTCCCACCGCCTTACCAGTGCCCGCATCGCAGAGCATCTGGGCAGCAACCAGGACTTGGCCAAGATGCTGGCAGACTACCGTGCCCAAGGAGGCCGACTCCGACAGGAGGAGTCAGACCCCTTcgcccagcccctaccccagccacCGGTCCGGGAGGCTCTGCCGTCCAAGCACCCCGTCAAGGCTGATAGTGAGGAGGAGAAGCCAGCGGGACAGAACGACATGACCTGGGCCTCCAAG CTGGACTGCCTGAACCCAGTGAACCATCAgagactctgtgttctgttcagCAGCTCCTCTGCCCAGTCCAACAACGCCCCCAACCCTTGCGTCAGTCCCTG GATGGTCACGATGGAGTTCTACGGAAAGAATGACCTCACACTAGGAAtattcctggagagatactgtttCAG gcCGTCCTATCAATGCCCCAGTATGTTCTGTGAGACTCCCATGGTGCACCATGTGCGGCGGTTTGTCCATGGCAGTGGCTGTGTTCAGATCGTACTGAAGGAGCTGGACTCTCCTGTGCCTGGATACCAACACACCATCCTCAACTACTCCTGGTGCCGCATATGCAAACAG GTGACTCCTGTGGTGCCCCTGTCTAATGACTCGTGGTCCATGTCCTTTGCTAAGTACCTGGAGCTGAGGTTCTATGGTCACCAGTATACCAGGAGGGCTAATGCTGAGCCCTGTGGCCACTCCATCCACCATGACTACCATCAGTACTTCTCCTATAACCAGATGGTGGCCTCCTTCAG CTACATCTCAGTGAGACTGCTAGAGGTCTGCCTCCCTCCTCCTAAGATCTTCATCAGGAACCAGGGGCCCTCCAAGGGCCGGATGCAGCAGGACCTCAAGGACTTCTCACAGAA GGTGACTCAGGTGTACCTGGCCATAGATGACCGCCTCACCTCCCTGAAGACGGACACCTTCAGCAAGACACGCGAGCAGAAGATGGAGGACCTGTTTGCACAGAAAGAT ATGGAGGAGGCAGATCTGCACAGCTGGATAGAGAAGCTGCAGGCTCGTCTCCAGGCCTGTGGTAGTGACTCCCCCCAGCAGCTCCAGACTGTACTGGAATCCGTGGTAGTGAAGAAACAGAGCCTGTGTGAAACACTGCAGTCCTGGAACAGCAG GCTGCAGGACCTGTTCCAGCAGGAGAAGGCCAGGAAGCGTCTGTCTGTCCCAGCCAGCCCTGGgagacaccgacagacagacgaCAGCAAG CCAAGTGCTCTGGAGTCCTCTCCACGCAACCCCTCCCCTTTAGTACAAAATGTTGACAAAG AGGATCGTCACCTCACTGCCATGCCCTCAAGCTGGGGGTCGTCATTGCTAGCGTTACCGTCACCAGGGGAGCCAGGCTCAGAACCCCTCTCGTCTGGACCCTGCTTTCCTGACCAGGATTCCGTCAGTATCCCAgagg ATGTGTTTGATGGACACCTGTTGGGCTCCAATGACAGCCAGGTGAAAGAGAAGTCCACCATGAAGGCCATTCTAGCCAACCTGATGCCAGGCAACAGTTACAACTCTATCCCATTCCCATT TGAACCAGACAAGCATTACCTGATGTATGAGCATGAGAGAGTGCCCATcgccgtgtgtgagagagaacccaGCTCCATCATCTCATTCGCTCTCAG CTGTAAGGAGTATAAGAGTACTCTGGATGAACTGTGGAAGACAACATTGAAGACAGGAGGCGAGGACACCACCCTGTCCACCAG CTCTGGAGAGAGCCGGGTCAAGAACAGCCCAGCCAAGCCCAACGAGACAGCCTCCTCCCAGATGGGTCTGGGCCGCAGCAGCATGGACTCTGAGCCTCTTA AAGACGCAGACATAGGAGACAACCATAAGAAGTCGACAGGAAACCCTCATATTGAATTAC AGTTCTCTGATGCCAACGCTAAGTTCTACTGTAGGATCTACTATGCTGAGGAGTTCCACAAGATGAGAGCGGAGATAATGGAGAGTACGGAGGATGACTTTGTTCGCTCGCTGTCCCACTGTGTCAACTGGCAGGCCCGCGGTGGCAAGTCTGGGGCTGTCTTCTATGCCACCGAAG ATGACCGATACATTCTGAAGCAGATGCCCAGACTAGAGGTTCAGTCCTTCCTGGACTTTGCCCCTCACTACTTCACCTACATCACTGGAGCTGTGCAGCAGAAG CGGCCCACTGCCCTGGCTAAGATCCTGGGTGTGTACCGGATCGGCTACAAGAACTCCCAGAACAACTCTGAGAAGAAGCTGGACCTTCTTGTCATGGAGAACCTGTTCTATGGCAGGAAGATGGCCCAGGTGTTCGACCTCAAGGGCTCTCTGAGGAACCGCAACGTCAAGACCGAGTCTGGGAAGGAGAGCTGTGAG GTGGTTCTGCTGGATGAGAACCTACTGAAGCTGGTCCATGACAACCCTCTGTACATCAGAGCCCACTGCAAGGCCATCCTCAGGGCTGCTATCCACAGTGATGCCTACTTCCTGTCTAGTCACCTGATCATAGactactctctgctggttggacGAGACGACGCCACAGACGAGCTGGTGGTGGGAATCATAG ATTACATACGGACGTTCACATGGGATAAGAAGCTGGAGATGGTGGTGAAATCCACAGGGATCCTGGGAGGGCAAG GTAAGATGCCCACGGTGGTCTCTCCAGAGCTGTACCGAGCCCGTTTCTGTGAGGCTATGGACAAATACTTCCTCATGGTGCCTGACCACTGGACAGGGCTGGGGGTCAACTGCTGA